In Crinalium epipsammum PCC 9333, the following are encoded in one genomic region:
- the rplE gene encoding 50S ribosomal protein L5 has translation MAQRLKTQYQETIVPKLMEQFGYANIHQVPKLIKVTVNRGLGEASSNAKALESSLSEIALITGQKPVVTRAKKAIAAFKLRQGMPVGVMVTLRSDRMYAFVDRLINLALPRIRDFRGISPKSFDGRGNYSLGIREQLIFPEVEYDRIDQIRGMDISIITTANTDEEGRALLKEMGMPFRDS, from the coding sequence ATGGCACAACGACTAAAAACCCAGTATCAAGAGACTATAGTACCCAAGCTGATGGAACAGTTTGGTTACGCAAATATCCATCAAGTACCTAAATTAATCAAGGTTACAGTTAATAGAGGTCTTGGGGAGGCATCTTCTAACGCTAAGGCGCTGGAATCTTCTTTGAGTGAAATTGCGCTGATTACTGGTCAAAAACCAGTGGTAACGCGAGCTAAAAAAGCGATCGCAGCTTTTAAACTCCGCCAAGGTATGCCTGTTGGAGTTATGGTGACACTGCGATCAGACCGGATGTATGCCTTTGTAGATCGATTAATTAATCTAGCACTGCCTAGAATTAGGGACTTTCGAGGCATTAGTCCCAAAAGCTTTGATGGGCGCGGAAACTATAGCTTAGGCATTAGAGAACAGCTAATTTTTCCTGAAGTAGAATACGACAGAATCGATCAAATTCGCGGCATGGATATTTCCATTATTACTACAGCAAATACCGACGAAGAGGGCCGCGCCTTACTCAAAGAAATGGGAATGCCCTTCCGGGATAGTTAA
- the rpsH gene encoding 30S ribosomal protein S8, producing the protein MAANDTIADMLTRIRNANLARHQTTEIPATKMTRSIAKVLKDEGFITEFEEAGEGVKKNLVVSLKYKGKNRQPIVTALKRISKPGLRVYSNRKDLPRVLGGIGIAIISTSSGIMTDREARRQGLGGEVLCYVW; encoded by the coding sequence ATGGCGGCTAACGACACAATTGCAGATATGCTAACTCGCATTCGGAATGCGAATCTTGCACGGCATCAAACAACAGAAATACCAGCTACAAAAATGACCCGTAGTATTGCCAAAGTCTTGAAAGATGAAGGCTTTATTACTGAATTTGAAGAAGCGGGCGAAGGCGTTAAGAAAAACCTGGTGGTTTCCTTAAAATATAAGGGCAAAAACCGTCAACCAATTGTTACAGCGTTAAAGCGAATCAGCAAACCAGGGTTGCGTGTTTACTCAAATCGTAAAGACCTACCCCGTGTGTTGGGCGGTATTGGCATCGCAATTATTTCTACCTCCAGTGGCATTATGACTGACCGCGAAGCGCGTCGTCAGGGACTGGGTGGAGAAGTGCTTTGTTATGTATGGTAA
- a CDS encoding vWA domain-containing protein produces MVQGGSVVQDRDYTLIIDKSGSMSTPDQPGGRSRWNAAQESTLALARKCEQFDPDGITVYLFSGRFKRFDDVTAEKVAQIFQENDPSGTTDLAGVLKDATDKYFQRKAAGQTKANGETILVITDGEPDDRKAVMRVIIEASRHMDRDEELAISLIQVGNDATATRFLKVLDDELQGAGAKFDLVDTITLDDMENFTLTEVLLNAIND; encoded by the coding sequence ATGGTGCAAGGAGGTTCAGTCGTGCAAGACCGTGATTATACCTTAATTATTGATAAAAGTGGCAGTATGTCTACACCTGATCAACCAGGTGGTAGAAGTCGCTGGAATGCTGCTCAAGAGTCTACCTTAGCATTGGCAAGAAAATGCGAACAGTTTGATCCAGATGGCATAACAGTTTATCTATTTTCCGGTCGCTTTAAACGCTTCGACGACGTAACCGCCGAAAAAGTCGCACAAATATTTCAGGAAAATGACCCTTCTGGTACTACTGACTTAGCGGGCGTACTTAAAGATGCGACTGATAAATATTTCCAAAGAAAAGCTGCTGGACAAACTAAGGCAAATGGCGAGACAATTTTAGTAATTACTGATGGGGAACCAGATGACCGTAAAGCAGTGATGAGGGTAATTATAGAAGCATCGCGTCACATGGATCGAGATGAAGAATTAGCAATTTCACTCATTCAAGTAGGAAACGATGCAACTGCTACTCGGTTTTTGAAAGTATTAGATGATGAACTTCAAGGCGCTGGGGCAAAATTTGATTTAGTTGATACCATAACTCTTGATGATATGGAAAACTTTACCCTCACTGAAGTTTTGCTTAACGCTATTAATGACTAA
- the rplV gene encoding 50S ribosomal protein L22, giving the protein MAVKNTEEVKAIARYIRISPFKVRRVLDQIRGRSYREALIILEFMPYRACEPVLNVLRSAVANAEHNANLDPAKLVVSQAFADQGPALKRFRPRAQGRAYKIRKPTCHITVAVAELNDK; this is encoded by the coding sequence ATGGCAGTTAAAAATACTGAAGAAGTAAAAGCGATCGCTCGTTACATTCGCATATCCCCTTTTAAGGTGCGCCGAGTTCTCGATCAAATTCGCGGACGCTCATACAGAGAAGCCCTAATCATTTTAGAGTTTATGCCTTACCGGGCTTGCGAACCCGTGCTGAACGTTCTACGTTCTGCTGTTGCCAACGCCGAACACAACGCTAATCTTGATCCAGCCAAGCTAGTAGTATCTCAAGCTTTTGCAGACCAAGGGCCAGCACTAAAACGCTTTCGTCCACGCGCTCAAGGCAGAGCTTATAAAATTCGCAAGCCAACCTGTCACATCACTGTAGCTGTGGCAGAACTAAACGATAAATAG
- the rplP gene encoding 50S ribosomal protein L16, which yields MLSPRRTKFRKQQRGRMEGLATRGSTLNFGDFGLQAVEPAWITSRQIEASRRAMNRYLRRGGKIWIRIFPDKPVTMRPAETRMGSGKGSPEFWVAVVKPGRIMFEINGVPEATAREAMRLASHKLPIKTKFISREEGSV from the coding sequence ATGTTAAGTCCTAGAAGAACGAAATTTCGCAAACAACAGCGTGGGCGGATGGAAGGTCTAGCCACTCGCGGTAGCACGTTGAATTTTGGCGACTTTGGGCTTCAGGCTGTAGAACCAGCTTGGATTACTTCTCGCCAAATTGAAGCAAGCCGTCGTGCCATGAACCGCTATCTGCGTCGGGGTGGCAAAATTTGGATTCGGATATTTCCTGATAAACCAGTCACAATGCGCCCAGCCGAAACCCGTATGGGTTCTGGTAAAGGCTCACCTGAGTTTTGGGTGGCCGTTGTCAAGCCAGGGCGGATTATGTTTGAAATCAATGGCGTTCCCGAAGCCACTGCCCGTGAGGCTATGCGTTTGGCTTCTCATAAGTTGCCAATTAAAACAAAATTTATTTCTCGTGAAGAAGGGAGCGTCTGA
- the rplB gene encoding 50S ribosomal protein L2, producing MGTRSYRPYTPGTRERIVSDFAEITRSEPEKSLTKFEHRAKGRNNRGVITSRRRGGGHKRLYRQIDFRRDKHNIPAKVASIEYDPNRNARIALLYYQDGEKRYILHPAGLEVGTLIVSGADAAIEIGNALPLSKIPLGTTVHNVELHAGKGGQIVRAAGASAQVVAKEGDYVTLKLPSSEVRLIRKECYATIGQVGNADLRNLSAGKAGWNRWKGRRPKVRGSVMNPVDHPHGGGEGRAPIGRSGPVTPWGKPTLGYKTRNPKKASNSLIVRRRRKSSKRGRGGRQS from the coding sequence ATGGGTACTCGTTCTTATCGGCCATATACGCCAGGAACTCGTGAGCGGATCGTCTCAGATTTTGCTGAGATTACGCGCAGTGAGCCGGAAAAATCACTAACTAAGTTTGAACATCGCGCTAAAGGTCGCAATAATCGTGGTGTAATTACCAGCCGCCGTCGCGGTGGTGGTCACAAACGCCTTTATCGTCAAATTGACTTTCGTCGGGATAAGCACAATATCCCCGCCAAAGTAGCCTCTATTGAATACGATCCCAACCGTAACGCTCGGATCGCCCTTCTCTATTATCAAGATGGAGAAAAGCGGTATATTCTGCATCCTGCGGGATTGGAAGTCGGTACACTTATTGTTTCTGGCGCTGATGCTGCCATTGAAATTGGTAATGCTTTACCGCTATCCAAAATTCCTTTAGGAACCACAGTTCATAATGTGGAATTGCACGCAGGCAAAGGTGGACAAATCGTTCGCGCTGCTGGTGCTTCTGCTCAAGTCGTGGCTAAAGAAGGGGACTATGTTACTCTCAAGCTACCTTCTAGTGAAGTCAGATTGATACGCAAAGAGTGCTATGCCACCATTGGACAAGTTGGCAATGCTGATCTTAGAAACCTAAGTGCTGGTAAAGCAGGTTGGAATCGCTGGAAAGGTCGCCGCCCGAAAGTCAGAGGTAGCGTAATGAACCCAGTGGATCACCCGCATGGTGGTGGTGAAGGTAGGGCTCCTATTGGAAGAAGTGGACCTGTAACACCTTGGGGTAAACCCACATTGGGCTACAAAACACGCAATCCCAAGAAAGCAAGCAATTCTCTGATTGTCCGCCGTCGTCGTAAATCTTCTAAGCGCGGTCGTGGTGGTCGCCAATCTTAA
- a CDS encoding vWA domain-containing protein has protein sequence MLENRDYTLIIDKSGSMSIKDQPGGKSRWNVMQESTLAIASKCEEFDPDGITLYLFSGRFKRYDNVTANKVTQIFQENEPSGRTDLAGVLTDAINSYFQRKTARQTKQNGETILVVTDGEPDDRKAVMKVIIEASRKMDRDEELAISFIQVGNDSDATRFLKVLDDELQSAGAKFDIVDTVTIDDMEDMTLREVLLNAIVD, from the coding sequence ATGCTAGAAAATCGTGATTATACCTTAATTATCGACAAAAGTGGCAGTATGTCGATTAAAGACCAGCCTGGGGGGAAAAGTCGCTGGAATGTGATGCAAGAGTCTACGCTGGCGATCGCGAGTAAATGTGAAGAGTTTGATCCAGATGGGATAACTCTTTACCTATTTTCAGGTCGTTTCAAACGCTACGATAATGTAACTGCTAATAAAGTTACTCAAATTTTCCAAGAAAACGAACCTTCTGGGCGCACTGACTTAGCAGGTGTGTTGACAGATGCAATTAATAGTTACTTTCAACGAAAAACAGCGCGTCAAACTAAGCAAAATGGAGAAACAATTTTAGTAGTAACAGATGGCGAACCAGACGATCGCAAAGCTGTTATGAAGGTAATTATAGAAGCATCGCGAAAGATGGATCGTGATGAAGAATTAGCTATTTCTTTTATTCAAGTTGGTAATGATAGTGATGCAACTCGATTTTTGAAAGTATTAGATGATGAGTTGCAAAGTGCTGGTGCGAAGTTTGATATTGTTGATACTGTAACGATTGATGATATGGAAGATATGACGTTAAGAGAAGTTTTGTTAAATGCGATCGTTGACTAA
- the rpmC gene encoding 50S ribosomal protein L29 — MPLPKVADARKLNDQELLDEIVAVKRQLFELRFQQATRRLEKPHQFNHARHRLAQLMTVEHERKLAHAQTTSADSEPSQV, encoded by the coding sequence ATGCCTCTACCAAAAGTAGCAGATGCTAGAAAATTAAACGATCAAGAACTGCTAGATGAAATTGTAGCGGTCAAGCGGCAACTGTTTGAGTTGCGGTTCCAACAAGCAACTCGACGTTTGGAAAAGCCACACCAGTTTAATCATGCCCGCCACAGACTAGCTCAATTGATGACTGTGGAACATGAGCGCAAACTGGCTCATGCCCAAACGACCAGTGCTGACTCAGAACCGTCACAGGTCTAA
- the rplC gene encoding 50S ribosomal protein L3, whose amino-acid sequence MSVGILGTKLGMTQVFDEAGKAIPVTVVQAGPCTVTQVKTKETDGYTAIQLGYKQVREKTLSKPELGHLAKSGAAPLRHLQEYRLDDASNFQLGQELKADLFSNGEVVDVIGTSIGRGFAGYQKRHNFKRGPMSHGSKNHRQPGSIGPGTTPGRVYPGKKMAGRLGGVQVTIRKLTVVRVDAERNLLLIKGAVPGKPGALLNIVPENKVGR is encoded by the coding sequence GTGTCTGTAGGTATTCTTGGCACCAAACTCGGCATGACCCAAGTGTTTGACGAAGCAGGTAAAGCAATTCCTGTCACCGTCGTTCAAGCAGGTCCATGCACTGTCACACAAGTCAAAACTAAGGAAACAGATGGCTATACTGCCATCCAACTTGGCTACAAACAAGTAAGAGAAAAAACGCTAAGTAAGCCAGAATTAGGGCATTTAGCGAAATCAGGCGCAGCACCATTGCGCCATTTACAGGAGTATCGTCTAGACGATGCCTCTAACTTTCAACTTGGTCAAGAACTGAAGGCAGACCTCTTCAGTAACGGTGAAGTTGTAGACGTAATTGGCACCAGTATTGGTCGTGGCTTTGCTGGTTATCAAAAACGCCACAACTTTAAACGTGGTCCAATGTCGCACGGTTCCAAAAACCATCGACAACCAGGTTCAATTGGTCCAGGTACTACACCTGGTCGTGTTTATCCTGGTAAAAAAATGGCAGGGCGTTTAGGTGGTGTACAGGTAACTATTCGCAAGTTGACCGTAGTGCGCGTAGATGCAGAACGCAATTTGTTACTGATCAAAGGAGCAGTTCCAGGAAAACCTGGTGCATTGCTAAACATTGTGCCTGAGAACAAGGTAGGTCGTTAA
- the rplX gene encoding 50S ribosomal protein L24 codes for MANTMGKGAKKGAKNLPLHSKMHVKKGDTVQVISGRNKGKVGEIIKSLPQLSQVVVKGVNVKTKHVKPQQEGESGQIVTFEGPIHSSNVMLYSTKQKVASRVCYTFTEDGRKVRMLKKTGEIID; via the coding sequence ATGGCAAATACTATGGGCAAAGGCGCTAAAAAAGGTGCCAAGAATCTACCTCTGCATTCTAAAATGCACGTAAAAAAAGGTGATACTGTTCAAGTAATTTCTGGGCGGAACAAAGGGAAAGTCGGCGAAATTATCAAATCACTTCCCCAACTTAGCCAAGTAGTTGTTAAAGGGGTAAACGTTAAAACTAAGCACGTTAAACCCCAACAAGAAGGAGAGTCTGGTCAAATCGTCACTTTTGAAGGACCAATTCACAGTTCAAATGTGATGCTTTATTCGACTAAACAAAAAGTAGCCAGCCGCGTCTGTTATACATTTACTGAAGATGGACGCAAAGTAAGAATGCTGAAAAAAACTGGTGAAATTATTGATTAG
- a CDS encoding vWA domain-containing protein, whose translation MQDRDYTLIIDKSGSMSTPDQPGGRSRWDSAQESTLALARKCEQFDPDGITVYLFSSRFKRYENVTSSKVEQLFQENDPAGTTNLAGVLQDAIAHYFQNKAAGQTKAGGETILVVTDGEPDDRKAVMRAIIEASRQMDRDEELAISLIQVGSDATATRFLKALDDELQGAGAKFDICDAITIDDMADMTLAEVLLNAIND comes from the coding sequence ATGCAAGACCGTGATTACACTTTAATTATTGATAAAAGTGGTAGTATGTCTACCCCAGATCAACCAGGTGGTAGAAGTCGTTGGGATTCCGCGCAAGAGTCTACCTTAGCTTTAGCAAGGAAATGTGAACAGTTTGATCCAGATGGGATTACGGTTTATCTGTTTTCTAGCAGGTTCAAACGCTATGAAAATGTTACTTCCAGTAAAGTAGAGCAACTATTTCAAGAAAATGATCCGGCTGGTACTACAAACTTAGCTGGTGTGCTACAAGATGCGATCGCACACTACTTTCAAAACAAAGCAGCAGGTCAAACTAAAGCTGGTGGTGAAACAATTTTAGTAGTTACCGATGGCGAACCCGACGATCGCAAAGCTGTAATGCGGGCAATTATTGAAGCATCGCGCCAAATGGATCGAGATGAAGAATTAGCTATTTCGCTCATTCAAGTAGGTTCAGATGCAACTGCAACTCGCTTTCTCAAGGCGTTGGATGACGAATTGCAAGGCGCTGGAGCAAAATTTGATATTTGTGATGCAATTACTATAGATGATATGGCAGACATGACATTAGCTGAAGTGTTACTCAATGCCATTAATGATTAA
- the rplF gene encoding 50S ribosomal protein L6 produces the protein MSRIGKRPINIPGKVTVAIEGQHVGVKGPKGELSRVLPAEVTVEQEGDTLVVKRRNESRPARQLHGLSRTLVANMVDGVSEGFQKRLEIQGVGYRAQVQGRNLILNVGYSKPVEITPPDGIQVAVENNTNVVVSGIDKEVVGNTAAKIRDIRPPEPYKGKGIRYAGEVVRRKAGKAGKK, from the coding sequence ATGTCTCGGATTGGCAAGCGCCCCATTAATATTCCTGGTAAAGTGACGGTGGCGATTGAAGGTCAGCACGTCGGAGTTAAAGGACCAAAAGGTGAACTATCCAGGGTTTTGCCTGCTGAAGTCACAGTAGAGCAGGAAGGGGACACTCTTGTAGTAAAGCGACGCAATGAGTCACGACCCGCTCGTCAACTTCACGGTTTGTCTCGTACCTTAGTTGCCAATATGGTAGATGGGGTATCCGAAGGCTTTCAAAAGCGTTTAGAAATCCAAGGGGTTGGTTATAGGGCGCAAGTTCAAGGTCGTAACCTGATTTTGAACGTAGGTTATAGCAAGCCTGTAGAAATTACACCTCCTGATGGTATTCAGGTAGCTGTAGAAAATAACACTAACGTCGTTGTCAGTGGCATTGATAAAGAAGTTGTGGGAAATACAGCAGCTAAAATTCGTGATATCCGCCCACCAGAACCTTACAAAGGTAAAGGCATTCGCTATGCCGGAGAAGTAGTCAGACGTAAAGCTGGAAAGGCAGGTAAGAAGTAG
- the rpsS gene encoding 30S ribosomal protein S19 encodes MGRSLKKGPFIADHLLTKIEKLNAKGEKQVIKTWSRASTVLPQMVGHTIAVHNGRQHVPVFLNEQMVGHKLGEFAPTRTFRGHSKSDKKAGR; translated from the coding sequence ATGGGTCGTTCTCTTAAAAAAGGTCCCTTTATTGCGGATCATCTGCTGACAAAAATTGAAAAGCTCAACGCCAAAGGCGAAAAACAAGTGATCAAAACTTGGTCACGTGCTTCAACAGTTTTGCCCCAGATGGTAGGACACACGATCGCCGTTCATAACGGTCGTCAGCACGTACCTGTTTTTCTCAATGAGCAAATGGTAGGTCATAAGTTGGGTGAATTCGCTCCAACTCGCACCTTTAGAGGACACTCTAAGAGTGATAAAAAGGCAGGTCGATAA
- the rplD gene encoding 50S ribosomal protein L4, whose amino-acid sequence MVNCVVRNWQGEEVSEATLELRVAKEDNASHIVHRALVRQMTNARQGTASTKTRAEVRGGGRKPWRQKGTGRARAGSIRSPLWRGGGVIFGPKPRDYDLKMNRKELRLALKTALMSRTEDLIVVEDFADKLARPKTKELLEAIARWGVSLDAKILLIVSQSEENVNLSARNVANLKLIPVNNLNVYDLLAADNIVATASALAKIQEVYSD is encoded by the coding sequence ATGGTTAACTGTGTAGTGCGTAATTGGCAAGGAGAAGAAGTCTCAGAGGCAACACTCGAATTAAGAGTTGCTAAAGAAGACAACGCATCTCATATTGTCCATAGAGCCTTGGTTAGGCAAATGACCAATGCTCGTCAAGGTACGGCTAGCACGAAAACTAGAGCAGAAGTTAGAGGCGGTGGACGGAAACCCTGGAGACAAAAGGGAACAGGCCGCGCCCGTGCTGGTTCTATTCGTTCGCCATTGTGGCGTGGTGGTGGCGTAATTTTTGGACCTAAACCCAGAGATTATGACCTCAAAATGAACCGTAAAGAATTACGTCTAGCACTCAAAACGGCTTTAATGAGCCGGACTGAAGACTTGATCGTAGTTGAAGACTTTGCCGACAAGTTGGCTAGACCAAAAACAAAAGAATTATTAGAAGCGATCGCCCGTTGGGGAGTATCTCTAGACGCGAAAATCTTGCTGATCGTCTCTCAGTCTGAAGAAAACGTTAATTTGTCAGCTAGAAATGTAGCTAACCTGAAGTTAATTCCAGTTAACAACTTAAACGTTTATGACTTGCTAGCGGCTGACAACATTGTAGCCACAGCATCCGCACTTGCAAAAATCCAGGAGGTTTACAGTGACTAG
- the rpsQ gene encoding 30S ribosomal protein S17, with product MAVKERVGLVVSDKMDKTVVVAIENRSSHTKYGKIVVRTKRYKAHDEENKCKEGDRVRIQETRPLSRTKRWVVAEILNSTSQS from the coding sequence ATGGCAGTAAAAGAACGAGTTGGTTTAGTTGTCAGCGACAAAATGGATAAAACCGTTGTAGTGGCAATAGAAAACCGCTCATCCCATACTAAGTATGGAAAAATAGTAGTCCGTACAAAGCGATATAAAGCTCACGACGAAGAAAACAAGTGCAAAGAAGGCGATCGGGTTCGGATTCAAGAAACCCGCCCACTCAGCCGCACTAAACGTTGGGTCGTTGCTGAAATCCTGAACAGCACATCTCAATCCTAA
- a CDS encoding 50S ribosomal protein L23: MTRVSPRDLPDLVRCPIVTEKATQLLEQNKYVFDVVPKATKPDIKAAIESLFDVKVTSVNTLHKPPKKRRVGKFLGYKPHYKRAIVTLAEGDSITLFPEV; encoded by the coding sequence GTGACTAGAGTTAGCCCCCGCGACCTGCCAGATTTAGTGCGGTGTCCGATTGTCACCGAAAAAGCGACACAGCTACTAGAGCAGAACAAGTACGTTTTTGATGTCGTTCCCAAAGCGACTAAGCCAGACATTAAAGCAGCAATTGAAAGTTTGTTTGATGTTAAGGTTACAAGCGTAAACACTCTCCATAAACCACCTAAAAAGCGTCGTGTAGGCAAATTTTTAGGATATAAACCACATTACAAGCGAGCAATTGTAACTCTCGCTGAGGGAGATTCAATCACCCTGTTCCCAGAGGTTTAA
- the rplN gene encoding 50S ribosomal protein L14 → MIQQESYLNVADNSGARKLMCIRVLGSGNRRYGGVGDVIIAVVKDAIPNMAVKKSDVVRAVIVRTKKTMRRESGMSIRFDDNAAVLINPEGNPRGTRVFGPVARELRDKNFTKIVSLAPEVL, encoded by the coding sequence ATGATTCAACAAGAGTCTTATCTAAATGTGGCGGATAATAGTGGCGCACGTAAATTGATGTGCATCCGCGTATTAGGTTCTGGTAATAGGCGTTACGGTGGCGTAGGCGATGTGATCATTGCTGTCGTTAAGGATGCCATTCCCAACATGGCGGTGAAAAAGTCAGACGTAGTTAGAGCAGTGATTGTTCGGACTAAAAAGACTATGCGCCGCGAAAGTGGCATGAGTATTCGCTTTGACGATAATGCTGCTGTGCTGATCAACCCTGAAGGTAATCCTAGAGGGACACGGGTATTTGGTCCCGTAGCGCGTGAACTACGCGACAAAAACTTTACTAAAATCGTTTCTCTGGCTCCAGAGGTACTTTAA
- the rpsC gene encoding 30S ribosomal protein S3 produces the protein MGQKIHPVGFRLGITQEHRSRWFADAKHYPELLQEDHKIRQYVEKTLSNAGISQVRIERKADQIELEVHTARPGVVVGRGGTGIESLRTGLQTALGGNRSIRINVVEVARVDAEAGLIGEYIAQQLERRVSFRRVVRQAIQRAQRAEVQGIKIQVSGRLNGAEIARTEWTREGRVPLHTLRADIDYAYRTAKTIYGILGVKVWIFKGEIIPGQEDQAAANTAQPKRRQQRRRQQFEDRSSEG, from the coding sequence GTGGGACAGAAAATTCATCCAGTTGGTTTTAGGCTAGGAATTACCCAAGAGCATCGCTCTAGGTGGTTCGCCGATGCCAAGCATTATCCAGAATTGCTTCAAGAAGACCATAAAATTCGGCAGTATGTCGAAAAAACCTTAAGCAATGCTGGAATTTCTCAAGTAAGAATTGAGCGTAAAGCGGATCAAATTGAGTTAGAAGTACATACAGCTAGACCAGGGGTTGTAGTTGGTCGTGGTGGTACAGGTATTGAGTCATTGCGTACTGGCTTGCAAACCGCATTGGGTGGAAATCGCTCTATTCGGATCAACGTTGTAGAAGTTGCCCGCGTAGATGCTGAAGCTGGACTAATTGGTGAGTACATTGCTCAACAACTTGAACGCCGTGTATCTTTCCGCCGAGTTGTTAGACAAGCAATTCAACGCGCTCAACGGGCTGAAGTTCAAGGTATTAAAATCCAGGTAAGTGGTCGCTTAAACGGTGCAGAAATTGCCCGTACCGAATGGACTCGTGAAGGTCGTGTGCCTTTGCACACCTTACGCGCTGACATCGACTATGCTTATCGCACTGCTAAAACCATTTATGGAATTTTAGGAGTCAAAGTCTGGATATTTAAAGGGGAAATTATCCCTGGTCAGGAAGATCAAGCAGCAGCTAACACGGCTCAACCTAAACGTCGCCAACAGCGTCGTCGCCAGCAATTTGAAGACCGCTCTAGTGAAGGATGA
- the ndhN gene encoding NAD(P)H-quinone oxidoreductase subunit N, with translation MALITTGKAFIRDLQKSGAVGVYAPLEGGFEGRYQRRLRAAGYVTYRLEARGLGDLAMYLTGVHGVRPPHLGKKDIRVFYVPPIVNSQLEQLPPHSKGLVLWIVDGQVLSSQEREFLVNLPNLEPKVKVVLELGGDRVFSWKPLQNTLVSA, from the coding sequence ATGGCACTGATCACAACTGGTAAAGCCTTCATTCGTGATTTACAAAAGTCAGGTGCTGTGGGAGTTTATGCGCCGTTAGAGGGGGGATTTGAGGGACGTTATCAGCGCCGTTTACGGGCTGCTGGTTATGTTACTTACCGTTTGGAAGCGCGAGGGCTGGGTGACTTGGCTATGTATTTAACGGGTGTTCATGGTGTTCGTCCCCCTCATTTAGGTAAGAAGGATATCCGTGTTTTTTATGTTCCGCCGATAGTAAATTCTCAATTAGAGCAGTTACCCCCACATTCCAAGGGATTAGTTCTTTGGATTGTAGATGGACAGGTGCTTTCTAGCCAAGAGCGGGAGTTTTTGGTAAATTTACCTAATTTAGAACCGAAGGTAAAAGTAGTTTTGGAACTTGGAGGCGATCGCGTTTTTAGTTGGAAGCCTTTACAAAATACTTTGGTTTCTGCCTAA
- the rplR gene encoding 50S ribosomal protein L18, which produces MKLTRKESVRRRHKRVRRQITGTSERPRLAVFRSNQHIYVQVIDDTQQHTLAAASTVEPDLKSALASSANSQAASEVGKLIAQRALAKGIQQVVFDRGGNLYHGRVKALADAAREGGLEF; this is translated from the coding sequence ATGAAATTAACTCGTAAAGAATCAGTACGTCGCCGCCATAAGCGGGTGCGCCGCCAGATAACTGGAACTTCAGAACGACCACGTTTAGCTGTTTTTCGTTCTAATCAGCACATTTATGTGCAGGTGATTGACGATACCCAGCAACATACTTTAGCTGCTGCGTCAACTGTAGAACCAGATCTCAAGTCAGCATTAGCATCGAGTGCAAATTCTCAAGCTGCTTCTGAAGTCGGCAAGTTAATTGCACAACGAGCCTTAGCAAAAGGTATTCAACAAGTAGTCTTCGATCGCGGCGGTAATTTGTATCACGGTCGTGTAAAAGCTTTGGCAGATGCGGCTCGTGAAGGCGGATTAGAGTTCTAA